CGGCTGTGGCTGAGCTGAACAGAGACCCGAAGAGCCGTGTGGGCTGAGCCTCATGCAGGGGAGGGTCGGCCTGGAGGAGCGGGCTTTGTGCTGGCAAGTGCTTTGCTTCTTCACCTGATCCTGTTCTGTCCCTGGGGTACAGAGCTGGCCACCTGCTGTTAATGAGATAAACTTGCCAAAGTAGACCCTATTCATCGCCCTTTTATCCCAATATAACAAAGAGTATTCATTGGTATATTTCAAAATCGAGAATCATTTTATTATAAGTCCTTTGGAAagtgcctcctccaggcccccagcacacacagcccCATGGCCCTGAGCACAGACGCCCTGAAGGGGCCCCCCCTTTCCCAGGTCGTTGCTTACCTGTGAGCACATTGGGTCACAGTATCGGCTGCGTCACCTCCTCGGGCTGACTGTACAGGAGGTCATAGGGGCGTCTTCTAGGAAGTCCAGAGAGAGAGTTTCATGTTATTAAAAAGGCCTTGAAAACGGTGATGACGTGGTAACAGGTAACCAGGTTTGTATAAATCGTGGGACAGAGAAGTGTGATTCCATCGCGACTCGAGCGCTCTTTTCCTCCCTTACAGGAGTTTGAAAGGGAAAAGCATGCCCACAGTGTCCTCCAGTTTCAGTTTGCTGAAGTGAAGGAGGCCCTGAAGCAAAGGGAAGAGATGCTTGAGGTGAGGAgcttctcctgtttttcttttctttttgtgacttaGGAGCATTCTGTTGGTTCGTTACTCAGGTTTTCTTGAAAGTGGCATTTAGGCTGATTCTCTCTGCCTCGCTGAAGGAGACGGTCCCTTTGTGAGAGAGGGTTCTCATTTTTTGGTGGCTTCATGTTTCTTTGGGGAGTTGTGCCCCTTAAGGTGTCCCCATCCTCATCCCTGGAACTGGGACTGTGTCACCTTACACAGCAAAGGGGATTTTGTGGGCGTGATTAAATCAAGGACCTTGTGGTGGAGGGTGGGCCCAGCGTGATCAAAAGTGTCCGtacaagagggaggcaggagagtcaagGGCAGCAGAGGAGCTGCGACCGTGGAAGCAGAGGTCAGCCCCGTGAGGAAGGGGCCACAGGCCAAGGACTATGGATAGTCCTAGGAGCTAGAAAGGAGGGGAAGTAGAGTCTCCCTTCCCACCCGCACCGCACTgcacctctccagcctccagaagagaACCGAGGCCCGCCCAAGCCTTGGGGATGCCCTGCGACGCGTTTGGGGCTTTGGAGCTCCCGGACACTAACACAGAGCtgatttgtaactttttaaaaacttgactaGAACTTTAGTGCCTATAAGTGAGAGTTTCCCTCAAGCTGGTTTTCTTCCTGCACTTCCTGGAGCTGTGATGAGGACGAGGATGAAGTCCAGCATGCTGAGAAGGAACTCGGCCTCAGGGAGGAAACGCAGTGCTGGGACCCCCAGGGGCGCTTGCTGGCTCAGGGACTGTCTGCACTGGGGACTCTCTTCCTGTTTAACCCTgaatctgctttctctctgtctcctatTCTTCAGGAAATCCGACAGCTACAGCAGAAACAGGAGAGTTATAGCAGGGAGATTTCTGATCTTCAGGAAACAATAGAGTGGAAAGACAAAAAGATAGGGGTAGGACTCTGACGTCTGTTCAAGTGGGTGGTCTGCTTAGCGAATGGAGTGCTTTCAGGGCCTTTGGTTTGCAAAAAGGCTTGTCTGAGTTTGCATGTGACCCCCACGTGACATAAAACTAATCAAAGAGAGACTACACTAACTGACCCCCGAGTTATTAACTCCCAATTGACACCCAACATGGAGATGCTCATTTTGTCAGCGTGAAGGGGCTCCCTGCCTACCTGTGACCAGCGACAGAGCTCAGAGCGGGGCGGAAGGCACTCCTCGGGCAGGTTAGTGCCGGGAGGCTCAGACCTCCTGGAATTCCCTGGGGGCCGGCGTCGCCTGGGCTTCTCCCCATTTGAGGAAGCTGCAAGGTGACAGGTGCTGTGCCCCCATGTGTTCCCACCTCGAAGCCTCCCCAGGGAGGCGTCAggtcctctccctcccagcccgcCTGCATTTAGGAGTGATGGCCAGGGACGGGGGAGCCCGTCTGTGCCTCTGACGGCTCCGGGTGCCCGAGCACGGCATCAGCCCGTGCGCACCGTGGCCGGCGCCTCGTCCTCGCCCCCATGGGCGCATCGCCCCTTAGTTCACTGATGTGGGGGTTTGTGTGGGTGTCtggcgtgtgcatgtgtgtttgcttAGGACTGCTTTATGTTTATCTGGGACCACAAACACCGAGACTCAATGTGCAGAAACAGTCTCAACTGCTGCAGTAGTTGTCAATGGGGGTCCTTaagcatttcttcttctttatttttgcctcctttaaGTGGGTACGTTGCTTCTGTTCATTCTCTTAACAACGCTGTGAAACCGCAGACAAAGCCAGGAGACAGtgtgaaaaagaaatttccaGTGCCTTCGAAACGTTCCATGTCTTTCCCGGCAGCATGAGCATGAACGTCTCTTGGCTGGCGTGAACTAAGTGAAAAGCTTAACACTTGCGTTTGTTTGTATCTTTAAGCACGTTCTATAGAATGCCCTGACGATGTTAGTGTTTCACACAGTAGAAGCCCCCCCCACCTCTGGAGCCACCTGCTTACCTGTGCgaatcttctctctctttgctcTGCCGCGCACTCAGGCAttagagaggcagaaagagtTCTTTGATTCCATAAGGAGTGAACGAGATGATCTTAGAGAAGAAGTAGTCATGCTGAAAGAGGAATTAAAGGTATGAAACCaaaatgtagttaaaaaaaaatccaggtgacAACAGCAAATTCCAGGATTCTCaagaatgaatgtgtgtgtatagcaGTGTTAATTAATTTCATGCCATTGattttagttctgttttttaatttttttgatgggggaaggtaattaggtttattcatttgtctctttttggaggaggtcctggggactgaccTCAtgaccaggacctcatgcgtgctaagcatgtgctctgccacttgagcgataccctccccccTTAGTTCTGTTACTAAAATCACACTGACCCCAAAGAGACATGTGACGTCAGTGAAGGCTCTGCTGGGGTGTTTGCAAGCACCTCTGATCTTGGAAGCAACTCTGATTTCCAATAACATTTTTGATAGGCTGTCTAAATTTTTTCTCCAACTCAGTAAGTTCCCCGGGATGCTACTCAAAGTTAGACaatgtatttgtttcttaaataaaaggCTCGAATTTAAGGCCCTCTGTAGCTGGACGGTGGTCTGGGTGACTGGACTTTGAGGTCCAGTGGGTGTAGGCAAGTTCCACATCCTCCCTGGCCTTGGCAGGGGGTCTTCAGCTGCTGGCTGGACACTGAGTTGAAAAAGCCAACGGGCAGCACTGGGGGTCAGAACTCAGGGTGGACTCTCAGCCAGACTGTAGGGGGTGGCGTGGGGTCTGGAAGAGGTGCCTGATGGCTGCAAAGACCGCGGAAACAGCAGTGTCAGCTGCTCACGCTGAGGGTCAAGGCCAGAGCCTCGAGCCAGCAGGGAACGGGCTTAGCACTCCGGTCCCCAGCGCTGCTCTTCCCCGGGCGTGAGTCCCCGCCTGGGCCAGGCCGGCAGAAAGAGCTGCAGGCGCTGGGAGGAAGGGACCGATGGGAAGGCAGACGGCCCGGAGTTCGAAGAGTAGCTGTTTTTAAAGTGTTTGCTCGTAGTGAGCAtgaattctatttcttttgaatttaacAAACATGCCAGCGGCCAAGTTTCATTCACTCCTTTCAGAACACGGaagtctttctttgtctctctctctgcttttaaagaacaCGCCCAGGGCTGTAGAAGTCGAGATCACTTTACAGTGACTTGCTTCACGGTCTGCTTTGTGGCAGCCTACCGGCCACTCCCTCCAGTTTAGAAGGATGCCCTTCGAGTGCCTTGTCACCAGCACAGTAAGACACAGATGGGCACGTGCAGGAAGGAAGTTTCCCTGGAGGAAGACGTCCCCGGCCTGTGTGTTGATAGACTATTTTACAGGGCTGGTACCTAGCACTTCTCTCTCTGTAGTTTTTCCCCTGCTCAGGGAAAaaagggttttcttttaaaattattatttatagaatGAAGTTTAACCTACTGTCCCTCGGTGAGTATTACGGTGAGCCTGTTTTTGTTCCCAGAAACATGGAATAATACTAAATTCAGAAATAGCTACCAATGGAGAGACTTCGGATGCTCTAAATAATGTTGGCTACCAAGGTTCTCCGAAGATGACAAAGGAAGAGTTAAGTGCTCTCAAGGCGACAGGGGATGGGACGCTAGGTAAGTACTTGATTTCTTTGATCCTTCGCCTTCCAGTCAGCATTGATTCACCCTCCATGCATTCTTAGAATTGAAGTAATCACCAGTGATCAATTAACAATCACCCAGCATGCCGTTGGTTCTGTCACTTCATGGGAACTTCTTGCCAAATGATGTGATCACCCACCTGTGTTGTCTGGCGTGCACCTGTGTTCAGTGCTCACCACCAATGGCTtaagaatacatttcttttgcttctcaAAGCTCCCAGCGAGACTGTGAATGTGAGGAAGGTAGTCTCAAAATTAAGTGACCATTTTGACAGTACTCTGGTTTTCCTCAGATATGTGCCAAATACGGCTTTTTAACTTACTCTGTTGCAGAATTGTCAAAAGCTCAGAATAGCAGAAGCTGTAAAGTAAGTTAGTTGACCGTATTCACAAGCCAACACTGCACATCCTGTGCACCGTTGAGTATTTTGGGAGTGTGAGGTACTGCGGGCAGCAGACGGACAGGAAGCCTtggatggaggggagagggacaggtAGCCCCAGGTGGTCAGTGTGCTCAGTGTGGAGGGTTTCCCTCACCAACAGGAGTCTGAGTATGTCTGCCCCTTGGTCAGAGGTGCTGTTCTTTTGTACGTCATATTTTTGcttctgaaagaataaaaattgggGAACCCAATAGATTATAAGGATATTTTATACAGTTGGCAAATATCTGAAAAGATTCACCGATTAATATTTGTCATAATACTTGGCTTTTGGATAAACCTTCAGAGTCCGGCAGGCAGCCTGAAGCTGTAGCTGGCAAATAAGGCCTCGCTTGTCATGGGTTGGGTACCAGCGCCTTACAGAGGAGCTGGAATAAGACCGGGGGCCGTGGCTTTAATTTCCATTTGGAAGGTGACTCGTTGCCTCATTGTCTTGATGGCTGTTGAAGAAACACAGCTCTTTTCGTTGTGTGAAAGTTGCTGGAAGGAGATAAAGTGATGGATTTCCGTCCTGCCTTTCTGCTGGCCACCGAGCAGCTAGAATTGATCGTGCTGCTCTTATTCAGGTAGACGTTTGTAAATCCTTGACCGCTGCTGTGTCACGGACACTTAAAGAACTAGAAACATCAGTTTTGTACGTGGTCTTCAGCATATCTTTGGATCACGCATCCCTATCAGTAAAGAATTGTGGGAACTTCCCAGTgtaggtgtttattttttatttatatatgtgtaatatttaaTGAACATGAAATGTACATTATAAAACATAGGCAATACTAGAAATTTGTAAGGGGCCAAGCCAAGCTAACTCTCCGTGATGTCCCGCCAGTCTGCCCATTTTCCCGGGGGAAGTGCCCAGCTGTGGGGACTGCTGGTCCTACCTCACCAGGCTCTGACTTTCAGTAGCATGGTCGCTCACATGCTGGGGTGTTTGTTTGGAAAATCTGAAATGTAACTGTTCATTGCAAATCAGGAGCAGGTTCTTTAACTCGTAACTCTTTAATCGATGGATGATTTGTTTTGAATTAAGTGGCCTCTGGACCTGAGGCGTCTGCCTCCTGCTGGAACTGCTCCCCTCCCCGCAGGGGAAGCAGCACAGGTGTTGAGGGCACAGGCCGCTTTCCCAGGAAGACAGCgattggaggggctggggggtggatTTCTTTTGACCTTCATGAGCTGTTTCAACAGTGGCTTCCTTGAGGTTGACCTTGAGGCTGAGTTTTTCAAGGTGAactgaatgtttcttttaaaaatttgagggGGTGTGTGGTAGAACTCAGCGGtgcagcacatgcttagcgtgcacgaggtgctgggttccatccccagtccctccattcaaaacaaacaaacaaaagatttgaaagcTGCTTTTAGAGCTGTGTGAGATGCAGTTTGATAGCTGGAAAAGTCCGAGTGGTCCCCGTGTGCATCTAGAAATGGGAAGAGAGGACACGAACCCCCGGGCGTCCCGAAACCCCCGACTGTGGATGGTTCGGCTGCCTGACGCAGAGCTCGCTCTTATTTGTTACAACTTAACTTCACCTTTGAACGTCAGTTCACCCCAGTGGCACCAGCAGCTGCTCTCACCTCTGAGATGGCTCTGCTGGGCGGACGTGCTGCTGCGATGGGCGCTCTGCCGCACAGACCTGGCAAAGGCTCCTGTGCCCTGTGCTTCCTcggtgtgtctctgtctctcggAGCGGGGTTGGGGGGAATGAGAACCTGTGTTTACGTTGTCTGTTAAGTGGTCACCACATCATGGGGTCCCTTCAATTTTCTCAATGGTCTTTTAGGAAGAGCCAATGAAGTGGAGGTGGAAAGTGGCATGGTGGAGAATGAGGGCAGAGGAGCAGTCTTGCAGAGCACTGGGCAAGAGCAGCGCAAAGAGGACCCAGTAAAGGACTGTGTGGACACAGAGGTGTTGCATCCTGGTGAAGGTGCCGAGGACCAGACAGCCTCTGAAGacagtgccccctccccaggaacaTTAGTAAATGTCAAGAATGAGGAACAGGGTGAGAGCCAAATAGAGAACACATCCCTCCTTGAAAACCCAGAGCAGGTGGAGTCCAGTGAGGTCATAGACACGCCAGGTGACAGGGCTGGTGCTTCCCTTGAGCAGTCCGGATGTCTTTGTGCACTGGATGATGGAATCCCGGGTCCTGGGATTGGGCAGGGTGGTGGTGATGCCCTGGAGATCAACAACCAAAGTAAAGAATCtgcagaaaaacaggaaaaagaaaaccaggaagatTGTCAAACCAACGTGGAGGAGATTAGCACAGAACCACGCCAGGAGTCTGCTCCTTTGCAAGTGTCTGAAGTTGAAGGGCAGAGCAGTGCAGACACCCATGAGCCAAGTGGGAGCCCCACAGAGGCTGTGCTAGAGGCAGGGCTCACTGGACTTGGGGAGCAGGTGGGCACAGTAGCGTCAGGTCCTCCAGGGTGCAGCGATGACACAGTGAGTTACTGTGAAAAATGTGTGGTCGATGCCACCAAAGAGTTGGACCCAAGCATAGGGCATGATGTAGAGAAAGAACCTGCCCGCCAGGAAGCGGCTGAGCCCCAAGAGGTCCCAGTTCCGAGCACAGAGGTAGGTGGGGAAAACAGTGAAGAGGACGGAAGGGAATCAAGGGATGAGGAACCAATGGAGATGGAAGTGCAAACCATTCCTCgttccccagcagccagcagcagtCCTCAGGTGGCACCAGGTCTGGAAACGGCAGCTGCCGACAGTGAAGCCCCAGCTGGGAGAGACCCCGACGGAGAGAAGGAtgagcagcagggagaggcaCTGGACTCATCCCAGAAGAAggcaaagaacaagaaaaagaaaaacaagaagaaaaaatcacCAGTACCTGCAGAAACGAAAGACACTAAGAAAGAGTTTGCATTGCAGACCCCAGATTTAAGTGAAGGAAAAGAGGTAGAGCAGGGAAAACCCACTGACCAGAAACCAGCTGTCGAAGTGCAAAATGAAGTGACTGAAAACCCAGAACAGAGCATTGAGACAGGAAGCAACGAAGATGTGGATTGTCCAGGAGATCCTAAAATTGAGTCAGAGAGAAAATTTAGCCGAGATGATTCTGATGTAAACGCTGAGGCAGGGAGAGCAGTACCTGATGGAGACACAGTGGATTCCGAAGATGATGCAGTTCCATCATCAGGCACCAGTGCCAGTGACAAGGGATTGGGCCACGGTGTGGTAGGAGATGATGCTGAGGAAGACAGCGCCGCCCCCAGCAGGCCTCCGGGTCCAGAGAATGAAGTGCCTGGCCACGCCCTGCTCGAGGACCAAAGTCCCTCAAAGGATGCTAACGATGCCTCTCAAACAGAAGACACAGAAGGG
The genomic region above belongs to Camelus ferus isolate YT-003-E chromosome 5, BCGSAC_Cfer_1.0, whole genome shotgun sequence and contains:
- the LRRFIP1 gene encoding leucine-rich repeat flightless-interacting protein 1 isoform X36, which translates into the protein MDMGTQGSGRKRLPNRERLTAEDDALNQIAREAEARLAAKRAARAEAREIRMKELERQQKEASDEDERMSVGSRGSLRVEERPEKDFTEKGSRSLPGLSAATLASLGGTSSRRGSGDTSISLDTEASIRELKELNELKDQIQDVEGKYMQGLKEMKDSLAEVEEKYKKAMVSNAQLDNEKTNFMYQVDTLKDTLLELEEQLAESRRQYEEKNKEFEREKHAHSVLQFQFAEVKEALKQREEMLEEIRQLQQKQESYSREISDLQETIEWKDKKIGALERQKEFFDSIRSERDDLREEVVMLKEELKKHGIILNSEIATNGETSDALNNVGYQGSPKMTKEELSALKATGDGTLGRANEVEVESGMVENEGRGAVLQSTGQEQRKEDPVKDCVDTEVLHPGEGAEDQTASEDSAPSPGTLVNVKNEEQGESQIENTSLLENPEQVESSEVIDTPGDRAGASLEQSGCLCALDDGIPGPGIGQGGGDALEINNQSKESAEKQEKENQEDCQTNVEEISTEPRQESAPLQVSEVEGQSSADTHEPSGSPTEAVLEAGLTGLGEQVGTVASGPPGCSDDTVSYCEKCVVDATKELDPSIGHDVEKEPARQEAAEPQEVPVPSTEVGGENSEEDGRESRDEEPMEMEVQTIPRSPAASSSPQVAPGLETAAADSEAPAGRDPDGEKDEQQGEALDSSQKKAKNKKKKNKKKKSPVPAETKDTKKEFALQTPDLSEGKEVEQGKPTDQKPAVEVQNEVTENPEQSIETGSNEDVDCPGDPKIESERKFSRDDSDVNAEAGRAVPDGDTVDSEDDAVPSSGTSASDKGLGHGVVGDDAEEDSAAPSRPPGPENEVPGHALLEDQSPSKDANDASQTEDTEGHMTSESLSQTGRKDLDHISLENDDSAPAGELGDFSSESREEMRGRNGKGRSKEECSVS
- the LRRFIP1 gene encoding leucine-rich repeat flightless-interacting protein 1 isoform X8, giving the protein MDMGTQGSGRKRLPNRERLTAEDDALNQIAREAEARLAAKRAARAEAREIRMKELERQQKEIYQVQKKYYGLDTKWGDIEQWMEDSERYSRRSRRNTSASDEDERMSVGSRGSLRTNGYDGELYGSQSLNRRSGGNSSYSGDGRFSTLSSSREETLPLYPYSAARPAGSYRASVFPESSLGGARRGNACGSHTPSEPSGHLKSSSRSSSRASSARASPVVEERPEKDFTEKGSRSLPGLSAATLASLGGTSSRRGSGDTSISLDTEASIRELKELNELKDQIQDVEGKYMQGLKEMKDSLAEVEEKYKKAMVSNAQLDNEKTNFMYQVDTLKDTLLELEEQLAESRRQYEEKNKEFEREKHAHSVLQFQFAEVKEALKQREEMLEEIRQLQQKQESYSREISDLQETIEWKDKKIGALERQKEFFDSIRSERDDLREEVVMLKEELKKHGIILNSEIATNGETSDALNNVGYQGSPKMTKEELSALKATGDGTLGRANEVEVESGMVENEGRGAVLQSTGQEQRKEDPVKDCVDTEVLHPGEGAEDQTASEDSAPSPGTLVNVKNEEQGESQIENTSLLENPEQVESSEVIDTPGDRAGASLEQSGCLCALDDGIPGPGIGQGGGDALEINNQSKESAEKQEKENQEDCQTNVEEISTEPRQESAPLQVSEVEGQSSADTHEPSGSPTEAVLEAGLTGLGEQVGTVASGPPGCSDDTVSYCEKCVVDATKELDPSIGHDVEKEPARQEAAEPQEVPVPSTEVGGENSEEDGRESRDEEPMEMEVQTIPRSPAASSSPQVAPGLETAAADSEAPAGRDPDGEKDEQQGEALDSSQKKAKNKKKKNKKKKSPVPAETKDTKKEFALQTPDLSEGKEVEQGKPTDQKPAVEVQNEVTENPEQSIETGSNEDVDCPGDPKIESERKFSRDDSDVNAEAGRAVPDGDTVDSEDDAVPSSGTSASDKGLGHGVVGDDAEEDSAAPSRPPGPENEVPGHALLEDQSPSKDANDASQTEDTEGHMTSESLSQTGRKDLDHISLENDDSAPAGELGDFSSESREEMRGRNGKGRSKEECSVS
- the LRRFIP1 gene encoding leucine-rich repeat flightless-interacting protein 1 isoform X5, translating into MDMGTQGSGRKRLPNRERLTAEDDALNQIAREAEARLAAKRAARAEAREIRMKELERQQKEIYQVQKKYYGLDTKWGDIEQWMEDSERYSRRSRRNTSASDEDERMSVGSRGSLRSQPDLEYGGPYAWTNGYDGELYGSQSLNRRSGGNSSYSGDGRFSTLSSSREETLGLSCSDLGLPRRCFAPKPLSAQNGNRPLYPYSAARPAGSYRASVFPESSLGGARRGNACGSHTPSEPSGHLKSSSRSSSRASSARASPVVEERPEKDFTEKGSRSLPGLSAATLASLGGTSSRRGSGDTSISLDTEASIRELKDSLAEVEEKYKKAMVSNAQLDNEKTNFMYQVDTLKDTLLELEEQLAESRRQYEEKNKEFEREKHAHSVLQFQFAEVKEALKQREEMLEEIRQLQQKQESYSREISDLQETIEWKDKKIGALERQKEFFDSIRSERDDLREEVVMLKEELKKHGIILNSEIATNGETSDALNNVGYQGSPKMTKEELSALKATGDGTLGRANEVEVESGMVENEGRGAVLQSTGQEQRKEDPVKDCVDTEVLHPGEGAEDQTASEDSAPSPGTLVNVKNEEQGESQIENTSLLENPEQVESSEVIDTPGDRAGASLEQSGCLCALDDGIPGPGIGQGGGDALEINNQSKESAEKQEKENQEDCQTNVEEISTEPRQESAPLQVSEVEGQSSADTHEPSGSPTEAVLEAGLTGLGEQVGTVASGPPGCSDDTVSYCEKCVVDATKELDPSIGHDVEKEPARQEAAEPQEVPVPSTEVGGENSEEDGRESRDEEPMEMEVQTIPRSPAASSSPQVAPGLETAAADSEAPAGRDPDGEKDEQQGEALDSSQKKAKNKKKKNKKKKSPVPAETKDTKKEFALQTPDLSEGKEVEQGKPTDQKPAVEVQNEVTENPEQSIETGSNEDVDCPGDPKIESERKFSRDDSDVNAEAGRAVPDGDTVDSEDDAVPSSGTSASDKGLGHGVVGDDAEEDSAAPSRPPGPENEVPGHALLEDQSPSKDANDASQTEDTEGHMTSESLSQTGRKDLDHISLENDDSAPAGELGDFSSESREEMRGRNGKGRSKEECSVS
- the LRRFIP1 gene encoding leucine-rich repeat flightless-interacting protein 1 isoform X27, coding for MDMGTQGSGRKRLPNRERLTAEDDALNQIAREAEARLAAKRAARAEAREIRMKELERQQKEASDEDERMSVGSRGSLRPLYPYSAARPAGSYRASVFPESSLGGARRGNACGSHTPSEPSGHLKSSSRSSSRASSARASPVVEERPEKDFTEKGSRSLPGLSAATLASLGGTSSRRGSGDTSISLDTEASIRELKELNELKDQIQDVEGKYMQGLKEMKDSLAEVEEKYKKAMVSNAQLDNEKTNFMYQVDTLKDTLLELEEQLAESRRQYEEKNKEFEREKHAHSVLQFQFAEVKEALKQREEMLEEIRQLQQKQESYSREISDLQETIEWKDKKIGALERQKEFFDSIRSERDDLREEVVMLKEELKKHGIILNSEIATNGETSDALNNVGYQGSPKMTKEELSALKATGDGTLGRANEVEVESGMVENEGRGAVLQSTGQEQRKEDPVKDCVDTEVLHPGEGAEDQTASEDSAPSPGTLVNVKNEEQGESQIENTSLLENPEQVESSEVIDTPGDRAGASLEQSGCLCALDDGIPGPGIGQGGGDALEINNQSKESAEKQEKENQEDCQTNVEEISTEPRQESAPLQVSEVEGQSSADTHEPSGSPTEAVLEAGLTGLGEQVGTVASGPPGCSDDTVSYCEKCVVDATKELDPSIGHDVEKEPARQEAAEPQEVPVPSTEVGGENSEEDGRESRDEEPMEMEVQTIPRSPAASSSPQVAPGLETAAADSEAPAGRDPDGEKDEQQGEALDSSQKKAKNKKKKNKKKKSPVPAETKDTKKEFALQTPDLSEGKEVEQGKPTDQKPAVEVQNEVTENPEQSIETGSNEDVDCPGDPKIESERKFSRDDSDVNAEAGRAVPDGDTVDSEDDAVPSSGTSASDKGLGHGVVGDDAEEDSAAPSRPPGPENEVPGHALLEDQSPSKDANDASQTEDTEGHMTSESLSQTGRKDLDHISLENDDSAPAGELGDFSSESREEMRGRNGKGRSKEECSVS
- the LRRFIP1 gene encoding leucine-rich repeat flightless-interacting protein 1 isoform X4, whose product is MDMGTQGSGRKRLPNRERLTAEDDALNQIAREAEARLAAKRAARAEAREIRMKELERQQKEIYQVQKKYYGLDTKWGDIEQWMASDEDERMSVGSRGSLRSQPDLEYGGPYAWTNGYDGELYGSQSLNRRSGGNSSYSGDGRFSTLSSSREETLGLSCSDLGLPRRCFAPKPLSAQNGNRPLYPYSAARPAGSYRASVFPESSLGGARRGNACGSHTPSEPSGHLKSSSRSSSRASSARASPVVEERPEKDFTEKGSRSLPGLSAATLASLGGTSSRRGSGDTSISLDTEASIRELKELNELKDQIQDVEGKYMQGLKEMKDSLAEVEEKYKKAMVSNAQLDNEKTNFMYQVDTLKDTLLELEEQLAESRRQYEEKNKEFEREKHAHSVLQFQFAEVKEALKQREEMLEEIRQLQQKQESYSREISDLQETIEWKDKKIGALERQKEFFDSIRSERDDLREEVVMLKEELKKHGIILNSEIATNGETSDALNNVGYQGSPKMTKEELSALKATGDGTLGRANEVEVESGMVENEGRGAVLQSTGQEQRKEDPVKDCVDTEVLHPGEGAEDQTASEDSAPSPGTLVNVKNEEQGESQIENTSLLENPEQVESSEVIDTPGDRAGASLEQSGCLCALDDGIPGPGIGQGGGDALEINNQSKESAEKQEKENQEDCQTNVEEISTEPRQESAPLQVSEVEGQSSADTHEPSGSPTEAVLEAGLTGLGEQVGTVASGPPGCSDDTVSYCEKCVVDATKELDPSIGHDVEKEPARQEAAEPQEVPVPSTEVGGENSEEDGRESRDEEPMEMEVQTIPRSPAASSSPQVAPGLETAAADSEAPAGRDPDGEKDEQQGEALDSSQKKAKNKKKKNKKKKSPVPAETKDTKKEFALQTPDLSEGKEVEQGKPTDQKPAVEVQNEVTENPEQSIETGSNEDVDCPGDPKIESERKFSRDDSDVNAEAGRAVPDGDTVDSEDDAVPSSGTSASDKGLGHGVVGDDAEEDSAAPSRPPGPENEVPGHALLEDQSPSKDANDASQTEDTEGHMTSESLSQTGRKDLDHISLENDDSAPAGELGDFSSESREEMRGRNGKGRSKEECSVS
- the LRRFIP1 gene encoding leucine-rich repeat flightless-interacting protein 1 isoform X23, giving the protein MDMGTQGSGRKRLPNRERLTAEDDALNQIAREAEARLAAKRAARAEAREIRMKELERQQKEASDEDERMSVGSRGSLRNSSYSGDGRFSTLSSSREETLASVFPESSLGGARRGNACGSHTPSEPSGHLKSSSRSSSRASSARASPVVEERPEKDFTEKGSRSLPGLSAATLASLGGTSSRRGSGDTSISLDTEASIRELKELNELKDQIQDVEGKYMQGLKEMKDSLAEVEEKYKKAMVSNAQLDNEKTNFMYQVDTLKDTLLELEEQLAESRRQYEEKNKEFEREKHAHSVLQFQFAEVKEALKQREEMLEEIRQLQQKQESYSREISDLQETIEWKDKKIGALERQKEFFDSIRSERDDLREEVVMLKEELKKHGIILNSEIATNGETSDALNNVGYQGSPKMTKEELSALKATGDGTLGRANEVEVESGMVENEGRGAVLQSTGQEQRKEDPVKDCVDTEVLHPGEGAEDQTASEDSAPSPGTLVNVKNEEQGESQIENTSLLENPEQVESSEVIDTPGDRAGASLEQSGCLCALDDGIPGPGIGQGGGDALEINNQSKESAEKQEKENQEDCQTNVEEISTEPRQESAPLQVSEVEGQSSADTHEPSGSPTEAVLEAGLTGLGEQVGTVASGPPGCSDDTVSYCEKCVVDATKELDPSIGHDVEKEPARQEAAEPQEVPVPSTEVGGENSEEDGRESRDEEPMEMEVQTIPRSPAASSSPQVAPGLETAAADSEAPAGRDPDGEKDEQQGEALDSSQKKAKNKKKKNKKKKSPVPAETKDTKKEFALQTPDLSEGKEVEQGKPTDQKPAVEVQNEVTENPEQSIETGSNEDVDCPGDPKIESERKFSRDDSDVNAEAGRAVPDGDTVDSEDDAVPSSGTSASDKGLGHGVVGDDAEEDSAAPSRPPGPENEVPGHALLEDQSPSKDANDASQTEDTEGHMTSESLSQTGRKDLDHISLENDDSAPAGELGDFSSESREEMRGRNGKGRSKEECSVS